From the genome of Populus alba chromosome 10, ASM523922v2, whole genome shotgun sequence, one region includes:
- the LOC118043012 gene encoding transmembrane emp24 domain-containing protein p24delta9, whose protein sequence is MSRFNLYLLLITTVIAILSSTSKSIRFELESGNTKCIAEDIKSNSMTVGKYSIVNPHDGQPLPDSYKLTVRVTSSYGNNYHHSELVESGQFAFTASEAGDYMACFWAADHKPAVTLNIDFDWKTGVAAKDWTNVAKKGSVDVMELELKKMYDTVISVQEEMNYLREREEEMQDLNTSTNVKMAWLSFLSIVVCLSVAGLQVWHLKTFFQKKKLI, encoded by the exons ATGTCAAGATTCAACCTTTATCTCCTTCTAATAACAACTGTGATTGCGATTTTATCCTCTACGTCAAAATCAATTCGTTTCGAGCTAGAATCAGGAAACACGAAATGCATAGCAGAAGACATCAAAAGCAATTCTATGACTGTTGGGAAGTACAGTATTGTTAACCCCCATGATGGCCAGCCCTTGCCCGACTCGTATAAACTCACTGTCAGG GTGACATCGAGTTACGGGAATAATTATCATCATTCAGAGCTTGTGGAATCAGGGCAGTTTGCTTTCACGGCGTCGGAGGCAGGGGATTACATGGCGTGTTTTTGGGCGGCGGATCATAAGCCAGCAGTGACTTTGAATATTGATTTTGATTGGAAGACTGGTGTGGCTGCTAAGGATTGGACTAATGTTGCCAAGAAAGGCTCTGTTGAT GTTATGGAATTGGAGCTGAAGAAAATGTACGACACAGTTATTTCCGTTCAAGAGGAAATGAATTATCTTCGTGAAAG agaagaagaaatgcaAGATCTGAACACCTCTACTAATGTAAAAATGGCCTGGTTGAGTTTTCTTTCGATCGTCGTGTGTTTATCCGTGGCAGGCTTGCAAGTGTGGCACTTGAAGacttttttccaaaaaaagaagctcaTTTAG
- the LOC118043009 gene encoding vesicle transport v-SNARE 12, which yields MSEVFEGYERQYCELSANLSRKCNSTSLLPDGVEKNAKVNEIKSGLDDCDVLIRKMDLEARSLQPNVKAMLLAKLREYKSDLNKLKREFKRITSGDVNQASRVELLEAGMADVHSVSADQRERMTMSVERLNQSGDRIKESRRTMLETEELGVSILEDLHQQRQTLLHAHNKLHGVDDAIDKSKKVLTSMLRRMTRNKWIVGSVIAALVVAIIFIILFKISHH from the exons ATGAGTGAAGTCTTCGAAGGATACGAGCGTCAGTACTGCGAGCTCTCTGCCAATCTCTCTCGAAAGTGCAACTCCACTTCTCTTCTTCCCGATGGAg TGGAAAAGAACGCAAAGGTCAATGAGATTAAATCTGGACTGGATGATTGTGATGTTCTG ATTCGGAAAATGGACCTCGAGGCGAGGAGTTTGCAGCCGAATGTGAAGGCTATGCTTCTGGCCAAGCTGAGGGAATATAAGTCTGATCTGAATAAGTTGAAGAGGGAATTTAAGAGGATAACTTCTGGCGATGTCAATCAGGCTTCCCGTGTAGAGTTGTTGGAAGCTGGGATGGCTGATGTGCATTCG GTTTCTGCAGATCAAAGAGAAAGAATGACTATGTCCGTAGAGAGACTAAATCAGTCAGGTGATAGGATTAAGGAGAGCAGAAGAACCATGCTAGAGACAGAAGAGCTTGGTGTCTCAATTCTTGAAGATTTGCATCAACAGCGCCAGACTCTGCTACATGCTCATAACAAG CTCCATGGAGTAGATGATGCTATTGACAAGAGTAAGAAAGTCCTAACTTCTATGTTGAGAAGAATGACCAGAAACAAGTGGATCGTTGGCTCAGTAATTGCTGCTCTTGTCGTGGCCATCATCTTTATAATCTTATTCAAGATTTCTCATCATTAA
- the LOC118043005 gene encoding CSC1-like protein At1g69450, with protein MLVSAILTSVGINSALCVIFLVLYSILKKQPSYYEVYAPRLLAEGSSKQGSRFNLERLLPSAGWLSKAWKLSEEEMLSSSGLDAVVYMRMITFCLKVFSFAGIIGILILLPVNCSGTELHQIDFADLYTSSLDAFTISNVNSGSKLLWIHFSAVYAVTIFICYLLYYEYNYISSKRIAYFYSAKPQPHQFTILVRNIPVSVGSSISDSVESFFTEYHPTTYLSHTVLRRSSKVQSLIKDANQLYKRLLHLQSEPSEQKYKRVGLCGNKVDLLDHYGKRLDDLEQNVRLKQSEALLAEDTHAAFVSFKSRYGASTVFHLQQSINPTHWLTEEAPAPDDVYWPFLSSSFMRRWISKLVVVVACILLTILFLIPVVVVQGLTNLSQLEVWFPFLKSILDISFVSQVITGYLPSLILQLFLKAVAPIMVFLSSIQGYISHSMIEKSACKKVLWFTIWNIFFATAFSGSIFNQFSIFLDPKNIPSKLAVAVPAQASFFIAYVVTSGWTSTTSELARIFPLICLLTTKCCAKSTDEEIEVPSIPYHKDIPRILFFGLLGITYFFLAPVILPFLLVYLCLAYIIFRNQFINVYAPKYETAGKFWPIAHNSMVFSLVLMHAIAVGIFTLKKLPLASTLIIPLPVLTLLFNAYCRKRFLPIFIAYPAEVLIKKDMEDQNDAAMSEFFDKLVTAYRDPALMPLRYSADIDGLNRPLISSAGV; from the exons ATGCTCGTTTCGGCTATTCTAACATCAGTGGGGATAAACTCTGCTCTATGTGTTATATTCCTGGTACTGTATTCTATATTGAAGAAACAACCAAGTTATTATGAAGTTTATGCACCGCGCTTGCTCGCGGAAGGGAGTTCTAAACAGGGAAGCCGTTTCAATCTTGAAAGGCTATTACCATCTGCTGGTTGGTTGTCAAAGGCATGGAAGCTATCTGAAGAGGAAATGTTATCTTCTTCAGGCTTGGATGCTGTGGTGTATATGCGAATGATAACTTTCTG TTTGAAAGTGTTTTCATTCGCTGGGATAATAGGAATACTTATTCTTCTCCCAGTGAACTGTTCGGGGACTGAGCTTCACCAAATTGATTTTGCTGATTTGTATACTAGCTCACTGGATGCATTTACCATTTCAAATGTAAATAGTGGCTCAAAGTT GTTATGGATTCACTTCTCTGCTGTATATGCTGTCACTATTTTCATATGCTATCTACTGTATTAT GAATATAACTATATTTCTTCAAAAAGGATTGCATATTTTTATTCAGCCAAACCTCAGCCACATCAGTTCACCATTTTAGTTCGCAATATCCCCGTCTCAGTTGGAAGCAGTATCAGTGATAGTGTTGAGAGCTTCTTTACAGAGTATCACCCTACCACATATCTTTCACATACAGTTCTTCGTCGATCTAGCAAAGTTCAGAGCCTCATT AAAGATGCAAACCAATTGTACAAGAGGCTTCTTCACTTGCAATCAGAACCATCTGAACAGAAGTATAAGCGAGTTGGATTGTGTGGAAATAAGGttgatcttttggatcattatGGGAAGAGGTTAGATGACTTAGAGCAGAATGTGAGACTGAAGCAATCAGAGGCATTATTGGCAGAA GATACTCATGCTGCCTTTGTGTCCTTCAAGTCGCGGTATGGTGCTTCCACTGTTTTCCATCTGCAACAATCAATCAACCCCACACATTGGCTCACAGAAGAAGCTCCTGCACCTGATGATGTCTATTGGCCTTTTCTTTCATCATCATTCATGCGAAGATGGATTTCTAAGCTTGTGGTTGTAGTTGCATGTATTCTTCTTACAATTTTGTTCCTTATTCCTGTTGTAGTTGTACAAGGTCTCACTAACCTGAGTCAGCTGGAAGTTTGGTTTCCATTCCTGAAAAGCATTCTAGACAT atcatttgtcagtCAAGTAATTACAGGATATCTTCCTAGTCTGATTCTTCAGTTGTTCCTAAAGGCCGTGGCCCCAATCATGGTGTTCCTTTCCTCCATTCAAGGATACATTTCTCATAGCATGATAGAAAAGAGTGCATGTAAGAAAGTACTCTGGTTCACAATATGGAACATCTTCTTCGCCACTGCATTTTCTGGGTCCATATTTAATCAGTTTTCCATCTTTCTTGACCCCAAGAATATTCCTTCAAAGTTGGCTGTTGCTGTTCCAGCTCAG gcGTCATTTTTCATTGCTTATGTTGTCACATCTGGATGGACGAGCACTACATCAGAACTTGCTCGCATATTCCCTCTAATTTGCCTTCTAACAACTAAGTGTTGTGCTAAAAGTACggatgaagaaattgaagttccATCTATTCCTTACCACAAGGACATTCCGAGGATTCTTTTCTTTGGACTTCTTGGCATTACGTACTTCTTCCTAGCTCCAGTCATTCTGCCCTTCCTTCTGGTGTATCTCTGTCTCGCATACATCATCTTCCGTaaccag TTCATAAATGTATACGCTCCCAAGTATGAAACTGCGGGGAAATTTTGGCCTATCGCTCACAATTCGATGGTATTTTCTCTGGTACTCATGCATGCAATTGCAGTGGGAATTTTTACTCTGAAGAAGCTCCCTCTTGCATCAACCTTAATTATTCCTCTTCCAGTTCTCACGCTTCTGTTTAATGCGTACTGCCGGAAACGCTTCCTTCCGATTTTTATCGCTTATCCTGCTGAG
- the LOC118043011 gene encoding serine/threonine-protein kinase VIK, translated as MSSDTPSSAADTNTAGASSPSPSETMTDKQKEKARVSRTSLILWQAHQNDAAAVRKLLEEDPSLVRAMDYDSRTPLHVASLHGWVDVAKCLIDFGADVNAQDRWKNTPLADAEGAKKHNMIELLKSYGGLSYGQNGSHFEPKPVPPPLTNKCDWEIEPSELDFSNSNIIGKGSFGEILKASWRGTPVAVKRILPSLSDDRLVIQDFRHEVNLLVKLRHPNIVQFLGAVTDRKPLMLITEYLRGGDLHQYLKEKGALSPSTAINFALDIARGMAYLHNEPNVIVHRDLKPRNVLLVNSNADHLKVGDFGLSKLVKVQNSHDVYKMTGETGSYRYMAPEVFKHRKYDKKVDVFSFAMILYEMLEGEPPFSDFEPYEAAKYVAEGHRPTFRSKGFNISDLRELTDQCWAADMNRRPAFLEILKRLEKIKENLPTDHHWHLFNP; from the exons ATGAGTTCCGATACTCCCTCCTCCGCCGCCGACACTAACACGGCTGGAGCTTCTTCTCCATCACCGTCGGAGACGATGACGGACAAGCAGAAGGAGAAAGCGAGAGTGAGCAGGACGTCGTTGATACTGTGGCAAGCTCACCAAAACGACGCCGCTGCCGTCCGGAAGCTTTTAGAGGAAGATCCGTCTCTCGTTCGCGCTATGGATTACGATAGCCGGACTCCGCTTCACGTGGCATCTCTCCATGGATGGGTCGATGTCGCTAAGTGCTTGATTGACTTTGGAGCCGATGTCAACGCCCAAGATCGCTGGAAAAATACG CCACTAGCTGATGCAGAAGGCGCAAAAAAGCACAACATGATTGAACTGCTAAAATCATACGGTGGCTTGTCATAT GGCCAAAATGGAAGCCATTTTGAACCAAAGCCTGTTCCACCCCCTCTAACAAACAAGTGTGACTGGGAAATTGAACCTTCTGAGCTGGACTTCTCAAACTCAAACATTATTGGAAAG GGATCTTTTGGTGAGATTTTGAAAGCCAGTTGGCGTGGAACACCGGTAGCTGTCAAACGCATTCTTCCATCCCTCTCAGATGATAGATTGGTGAT TCAGGACTTCAGACATGAGGTTAATTTGCTAGTCAAGCTTCGCCATCCTAATATAGTCCAGTTTCTGGGAGCTGTCACTGATAGGAAGCCCCTTATGCTAATTACTGAATATCTACGAGGG GGTGATCTTCATCAGTACCTCAAGGAAAAGGGTGCACTAAGTCCATCAACAGCCATAAACTTTGCGTTGGACATTGCCAG AGGCATGGCATATCTTCACAATGAACCAAATGTCATTGTTCACAGAGACCTAAAACCAAG GAATGTCCTCTTAGTCAACTCCAATGCAGACCATTTGAAAGTTGGAGATTTTGGTCTAAGCAAGCTCGTCAAGGTTCAAAACTCACATGATGTGTACAAAATGACTGGCGAGACAGGAAGTT accgGTATATGGCTCCTGAAGTTTTCAAGCACCGGAAATACGATAAGAAAGTTGATGTTTTCTCTTTTGCGATGATACTGTATGAG ATGCTTGAAGGGGAGCCGCCCTTCTCAGATTTTGAGCCTTATGAAGCAGCCAAGTATGTGGCAGAAGGACACAGGCCAACATTTCGTTCTAAAGGATTTAATATCTCTGACCTCAGAGA GTTGACGGATCAGTGTTGGGCTGCTGACATGAATAGAAGACCTGCTTTCTTAGAAATTCTTAAGAGACTTGAAAAGATCAAGGAAAACTTACCGACAGATCATCACTGGCATTTATTCAATCCATAG
- the LOC118043010 gene encoding uncharacterized protein, producing MDSLTSVSPSMVLPLPLRRRRVLNSSSFSANNRRLPPPRISSFSSASHPLDFSRRSSRSRRRVSCRLESGSGDGDRDAKEEDNSNDDGSEEVERALHLDGTIPGTSNEFVKQVSSRAYDMRRHLQQSFDSSSYDVLDANPWRETSKPVYVLTQRENQLCTMKTRRNISEVEKELGLLFSKGGKWRSEIGSQTKQSRRGTKFQMLVEDVREGVLVFEDENEAVRYCDLLQGGGKGCEGVAEIEASSVFDLCQKMRALAVLFRRGRTPPLPQSLELNLRARKRSLEDQEDLV from the exons ATGGATTCACTTACCTCAGTTTCTCCTTCTATggttctccctctccctctacGGCGTCGTCGAGTCTtaaattcatcatctttctccgCTAATAATCGCCGTCTTCCTCCTCCTCggatttcttccttttcctctgCATCGCACCCTCTCGATTTTTCTAGAAGAAGTAGTAGATCAAGGAGACGAGTCTCTTGTAGATTAGAGAGCGGTAGTGGAGATGGAGATCGAGatgcaaaagaagaagacaacagCAACGATGATGGAAGTGAGGAAGTGGAGAGAGCGCTTCATTTAGACGGCACAATTCCAGGGACTTCAAATGAGTTTGTGAAGCAGGTTTCGTCTCGTGCTTATGATATGCGTAGACATCTTCAACAGAGTTTTGATAGTAGCAGTTATGATG TGCTGGATGCCAATCCATGGAGAGAAACCTCGAAGCCTGTGTATGTACTTACTCAAAGAGAAAACCAGTTGTGCACGATGAAAACTCGAAGAAATATCAG TGAAGTTGAGAAGGAGCTTGGGCTACTGTTTTCCAAGGGAGGAAAGTGGAGGTCTGAAATAGGAAGTCAGACTAAACAATCAAGAAGAGGAACAAAGTTCCAGATGCTTGTGGAGGATGTCAGGGAGGGAGTGCTT GTTTTTGAAGATGAAAATGAAGCTGTAAGATATTGTGATTTACTTCAGGGAGGAGGTAAAGGTTGTGAAGGTGTTGCAGAAATCGAAGCCTCGTCA GTGTTTGATCTATGTCAGAAAATGAGGGCTCTTGCTGTTCTATTCCGGCGGGGTAGGACACCACCTCTACCTCAAAGCCTTGAGCTTAACTTGAGGGCTCGCAAGCGGTCCCTTGAAGACCAGGAGGACTTGGTGTGA